Genomic DNA from Lactuca sativa cultivar Salinas chromosome 8, Lsat_Salinas_v11, whole genome shotgun sequence:
TTGTCAACAATCAGATTTCTATGGCTTTGGGGTGTGCTCTTGTTtcttttttatattaatttttttctcATGTAGAACACAAATAATCACTCGGGTGATGCTTAAATTGTATGTTGTATTTAAAGGCATCTGGGTTTTTTTTTTAACGATTAAAGTATAGACCTCAGTTTACTTTGTGTGTATATTTTTTCCCCCAATGGTGTAGAATTACATGAAAGCATAGTCAAGTTCAATAAATTACATCAGGTGAATACTATATATTAAAAACATTGAGCATAGTTCACCAAAGATGTCCTTGGATGCACTCTGATGGATATAAATACAACACAAATTATGTGTAATAActcacaaaaaaaatatatatatgtaatatatataatcTGTTTATATCAATCTAAAAGAAAGGGGATTAGTTCACAATTAATGGGTTAATTATATACAAATTATGAGGCTTAATGATCAAAACCGTCACCTTGATTAGGCTAGTTAAATACAAGCAAATGAAAGGGTTTCGCCGGTTATAGACTTAGGCATTATataaagcttgagaaatcaagtgAAAACCCACTGGAATTGTGAAAAGAGACGAAGAATCAAGGGAGAAATCGGGTGTGGAGGTTGTTGAAGATTTTCAGAGTTTTCTAGGAATTAAGGTATGTATATTCGATTTAAGCGTGATTAAGTTGCTTGATTAGGTTTGTCTGATTCGATTATGTCTTTTGGTTCCATACCACGTTTTGTTTCAGGCCACTAGTGATGCAACtgataaaaaaattgaaatgttaattcttgaaaataaaaaataaatattgctTACCTGTATGATTACTGAAAATTGCTTATGGGTATATTTTCGTATGATGTGGGGACGATTAGAAgtgatttttacatatttatttgtcATTATATTGAGTTAAGTCAAAGCTTCAGTTTCCTTTAAAAATGGCAGCTGAGAAATAAGTTACGGGTAAAGAAGAGAATATGTCGGACTATTCGTTATTGAATGGTTGGACATAatactttatttaaaaaaaataatataatgcaAGTACAAAGGGTAACTAGTCAAAGTCTTGTGGCAAGTTCACCGTATGATTTACCTTTTTGAAACTACATTTTACATATTCGACCTCTTTGGTTTTTATGACTTGCTGGTTTCTTTTTATAAGATACGAATTTAACAACTTCTTTGGTTTTAGTCCATACAATTTTTTTACATTTTGCTATGGATCTTTTCATTATGAAACATACAGCCGTTTTTTTTAAACACCTTATAAATATTAGAGGTACCATTGTAGGCTGAAATACATTATTTAATTGATTATTTCATTGATTTTCTTTTATTAATGCTAAAGGTGAAACTTTGTCATTTAATTATATTGGTATAATTAAAAAGGataaatatatttttcaaaagGTTACTATGAATGTCACGATTAACGTCATTAAGTATTAACCACTATGTTGGCCGAATGAAACACGAGGATATCGGAACCAAAATGACCGCATAGAGTGTTATGTAGAAGGGAGCCTTAGAAATATGTTGGTTAAATGTAGGGAGCGTGCAGCGTGACAAGCTTTGGTTAAGACCTAAAGCCAACAAGGTGAGTTTCGTGTGAATTTTGTGGTTGTTTGCATGAAAACTTGATTCTAAATTATTTGTATTTATATGTTACTGTTGTTATTGCTATGAATATTTGTGTGAAATTTTGTGAATTATTTCATATAAAAGGGTGAAAGTGGTGGGTGACATATAGGGAACAGGTGTATTTACACGGTCTTATTATTAGTCATCGTACGGGGTGTTAGTACGCGGCGGAGAGCTTACGCTCTGTTTATCTAGCCGTAAGCATATTTGTTGTTCCCGGCGGAGGGACTCGTTCCCTGGAAGTGACAGTAGTTCCCTAATGTGTCACCAAGGGTGGAAAGAAATGAAAAGATTTATATTGATAAATTGttgcattattttattttattgacgtcaatatgcatgaaaaccacgaactcactaggccctAGGCTTACCCATTAGAATTTTTAAATGCACGCAACCCAGGAAATAACGTAGCAAGTGGCAGCGGGAATGGAAAGGATAAAGTTCAGACTTGAAGATGGCGACAAGTTTTGAGGAAGACGTAGCGCACCAAGTGTTTAATTAAATTTCTATTTGCTTCCgctcttattattattaataataattacgttagtatttaaatcttgaattttggaagttttgggactatgttaagttattttggtatttgaaatttggggcgttacaagttggtatcagagccaggtttaagCAGATTAGTCGTTGTTTAAACGCCTAAGCTTAAACGGGAGGAGCGGTACATCGCCTAATCTGGAATGCGTCTCGTTTGTAGGTACGATGGATCATGGAAAGGCAATCGTCGATGGTGGGGTGTCAGTTGAGGGTACTAGTGGGTTACTTCCCCACGAGAAGTTGAAGGCCGAGTTAGAGCTCTCTGACTCGGAAGGCAATCTGGAACCAACGACCCCACTCAGCGTCTCTGAAcgagatgaagaagacgaggaTGTGGAATCCGAGGTGGAGCCCGAAGAAGATCCTGAGGAGGAGCCCGAAGAAGATCCTGAGGAGGAGCCcgaagaagaccccgaggaggaatccgAGGGAAATCACGTGGAGTACCATGCGGAGCAAAGATACGAAACATTCCATATGCCTTATGTGGAGTACACGCCAATTAGTCCTGGTACCTACTGGGAGCGACTTTATAAAGATGAAATGCCACAGGCACAGCTCGAGATTCACAGTTTGAAAAGAAAGATTGAAGAGATAGATGAACATAGGTCAAGGCTCGTACAGGAGAACCAAATAAGGGTTGATGCTGCTATGAAAAGTAAACGCaagatacgaaggttggaa
This window encodes:
- the LOC128128032 gene encoding uncharacterized protein LOC128128032 is translated as MDHGKAIVDGGVSVEGTSGLLPHEKLKAELELSDSEGNLEPTTPLSVSERDEEDEDVESEVEPEEDPEEEPEEDPEEEPEEDPEEESEGNHVEYHAEQRYETFHMPYVEYTPISPGTYWERLYKDEMPQAQLEIHSLKRKIEEIDEHRSRLVQENQIRVDAAMKSKRKIRRLEQEVSEQRKPTITKLWEGFVAWAKQAKATTCGFLDKVVGREPPQAEVLVIQSGPGDRKAKKIRKYLKEGKRILKYDDIVFKN